A genomic region of Runella rosea contains the following coding sequences:
- a CDS encoding 4a-hydroxytetrahydrobiopterin dehydratase, with protein MWIEQNNKLVKEYEFEDFKEAFAFMTKVAEVAEQMNHHPWWSNVYNKVTFELSTHDAGDKITEKDEALADAIEAIFEAM; from the coding sequence ATGTGGATAGAACAAAACAATAAGCTTGTAAAAGAGTACGAATTTGAAGACTTCAAAGAAGCCTTTGCTTTCATGACCAAAGTGGCCGAAGTGGCGGAGCAGATGAACCATCACCCTTGGTGGTCAAACGTTTATAACAAAGTAACGTTTGAACTTTCTACGCACGATGCCGGCGATAAAATCACCGAAAAGGACGAAGCTTTGGCCGATGCTATTGAAGCGATTTTTGAGGCGATGTAG
- a CDS encoding Dabb family protein has product MKKSNRRAFLTAATLAGTGAVANVIAAAPKKQLVHHVFFWLKNPGSVADRDKLVEGVKTLSKIETIRKLHVGVLASTEKRDVVDTSWDVSELMFFDDTAGQKVYQDHPIHQEFIKNYSHLWSKVVVYDAMEA; this is encoded by the coding sequence ATGAAAAAATCAAATCGTCGTGCATTTTTAACGGCAGCTACCCTAGCTGGCACTGGGGCAGTTGCCAACGTCATCGCGGCCGCGCCCAAAAAGCAATTGGTACACCACGTTTTCTTTTGGCTCAAAAACCCTGGCTCCGTAGCCGACCGTGACAAACTGGTAGAAGGCGTAAAAACCCTCTCAAAAATAGAGACCATCCGTAAACTGCACGTGGGGGTATTGGCAAGCACCGAAAAACGGGACGTTGTAGATACCAGTTGGGATGTATCGGAGTTGATGTTTTTTGACGACACGGCAGGGCAAAAGGTATACCAAGACCATCCGATTCACCAGGAATTTATTAAAAACTACTCCCATTTGTGGAGCAAAGTAGTGGTGTATGATGCGATGGAAGCTTGA
- the glmS gene encoding glutamine--fructose-6-phosphate transaminase (isomerizing), which produces MCGIVAYVGHREACPLILKGLKRLEYRGYDSAGVALLNGEGLKIYKKKGKVVDLENELQNKDLHATVGIGHTRWATHGEPNDVNAHPHYSNHKKLAIIHNGIIENYDSLKQALLKKGHEFRSQTDSEVLVHFIEDIQQETNCSLEEAVRLALQEVVGAYAIVLISEDDPTQLIAARKSSPLVIGVGENEFFFASDATPIIEYTKDVIYLDDNQVALVRQGELKIVNLENERQAPYIQKLELELEAIEKGGYDHFMLKEIFEQPRSIADSMRGRVNREEGTLQLGGLSDYMDKLAEAKRIIIVGCGTSWHAGLVAEYIFEELARIPVEVEYASEFRYRNPIINADDFVIAISQSGETADTLAAIQLAKSKGATIFGVCNVVGSSIARETHAGAYTHAGPEIGVASTKAFTAQVTVLTQMAIAIAHKRGSITEELYQQLLLDLSAIPQKVGQVLKAADRIKEIAYIFTYARNFIYLGRGLNFPVALEGALKLKEISYIHAEGYPAAEMKHGPIALIDEDMPVVFIATKDSSYEKIVSNIQEVKARKGRVIAIVTEGDELIPNMVDFVIEVPETHDILIPLLSSIPLQLLSYYVAVMRGRNVDQPRNLAKSVTVE; this is translated from the coding sequence ATGTGCGGAATTGTAGCGTATGTGGGCCATCGCGAAGCGTGTCCTCTCATCCTGAAGGGTCTCAAACGTCTCGAATACCGAGGCTATGACAGTGCCGGTGTAGCGCTGCTCAACGGAGAAGGCCTAAAAATCTACAAAAAGAAAGGCAAAGTTGTTGACCTTGAAAATGAACTCCAAAACAAAGATTTACACGCTACTGTGGGCATCGGCCACACGCGTTGGGCCACCCACGGAGAGCCCAATGATGTAAATGCTCACCCCCACTATTCGAACCATAAAAAACTGGCCATTATTCACAATGGCATCATCGAAAATTACGACAGTCTAAAGCAAGCATTACTCAAAAAAGGCCACGAATTTCGTTCACAAACGGACTCAGAAGTATTGGTCCATTTCATTGAAGACATTCAACAAGAAACCAATTGTTCGCTAGAGGAGGCCGTGCGGCTCGCCTTGCAGGAGGTGGTGGGGGCATACGCCATCGTTTTAATCTCAGAAGATGACCCCACGCAGCTGATTGCCGCCCGCAAAAGCAGCCCGTTGGTCATTGGCGTGGGCGAAAATGAATTCTTTTTTGCGTCTGATGCTACCCCCATCATTGAATACACCAAAGATGTCATTTACTTAGACGACAACCAAGTGGCCTTGGTACGACAGGGAGAGCTTAAAATCGTTAATCTCGAAAACGAGCGCCAGGCACCTTACATACAAAAGTTAGAGCTGGAATTGGAAGCCATTGAAAAAGGTGGCTATGACCATTTTATGCTGAAAGAAATCTTCGAACAGCCGCGCTCCATTGCCGATAGTATGCGTGGACGGGTCAACCGCGAAGAAGGAACCTTGCAGTTGGGCGGCCTAAGCGACTACATGGACAAACTCGCCGAAGCCAAACGCATCATCATTGTAGGCTGCGGCACGTCGTGGCACGCGGGGCTGGTGGCAGAATACATCTTTGAAGAGCTCGCCCGAATTCCCGTGGAAGTCGAATATGCTTCAGAGTTTCGTTACCGCAACCCTATTATCAACGCTGACGACTTCGTCATTGCCATTTCTCAGTCTGGCGAGACCGCTGATACCCTCGCGGCCATTCAGCTCGCTAAATCAAAAGGAGCCACCATTTTCGGCGTGTGCAACGTGGTCGGGTCATCCATTGCGCGCGAAACCCACGCGGGAGCCTATACCCACGCGGGCCCCGAAATCGGCGTAGCAAGTACGAAAGCCTTTACGGCACAAGTGACGGTTCTGACGCAGATGGCCATTGCCATTGCCCACAAACGGGGTAGCATCACCGAAGAACTCTACCAACAATTGCTCCTCGACCTATCGGCGATTCCACAGAAGGTGGGGCAAGTGCTCAAAGCGGCCGACCGCATCAAAGAAATTGCGTATATTTTCACCTACGCCCGCAATTTCATCTATCTAGGGCGGGGGCTGAACTTCCCCGTTGCGTTGGAAGGGGCTTTGAAGCTGAAAGAAATTTCGTACATCCATGCCGAAGGATACCCCGCCGCCGAAATGAAACACGGCCCGATTGCGTTGATTGATGAAGACATGCCCGTCGTGTTTATTGCCACCAAAGACAGTTCTTACGAAAAAATTGTTTCCAACATTCAGGAAGTAAAAGCCCGTAAAGGCCGCGTGATTGCCATCGTGACCGAAGGCGATGAGCTGATTCCAAACATGGTTGATTTTGTGATTGAAGTACCCGAAACGCACGACATCCTGATTCCGTTGCTTTCATCCATTCCGCTGCAATTACTTTCGTACTATGTCGCCGTGATGCGCGGACGCAATGTGGACCAGCCCCGAAATTTGGCAAAATCTGTCACCGTAGAATAA
- a CDS encoding DUF4270 family protein, giving the protein MNWPAKTAGLLVIAFAILLAACEAPKEIGLPPEVIAEVQFTDTVTVRTSTVLLDSVRTSNAQQMLVGNYRDPIFGRVSAQPFFEMGQTLNLNSDGSTNTYVFDSLRLNVAYSYLYGDTLQPFEVKLHRLSDSLRTGKTYYNNSSIPYDAAALASVKFNPTPSTNNTFQFKLPNTLGQQLLDLSGKTEGSTALKFAQQLRGFTLVPSASNGMVIGFSPATSGISLNLYYHITNDTVAYVFRVPMLKRFNQMQADRQGTALSQIQPLKPLPAAQTKGLNYVQDALGIVTKVEFPYLSKLFGEGRVAINRAELNIVPNQPEHVGGLYGLPSTLTMAETDETNRVLRSKGDTELLLPVDGATFQSYVLPQIVPYTSKFRNYNFVLTTYLQAVSIGFKKSTALLLMPTSQGSTLQSYVSGNQALSSFYPFINNKVDRLTINPTPENVKLRIFYTVTK; this is encoded by the coding sequence ATGAACTGGCCGGCTAAAACAGCCGGCTTACTGGTCATCGCTTTTGCTATTTTGCTGGCAGCGTGCGAAGCCCCGAAAGAAATCGGACTCCCGCCCGAAGTAATCGCTGAGGTACAGTTTACCGACACCGTTACCGTTCGCACCAGCACTGTTCTTTTGGATTCAGTTCGTACTTCCAATGCGCAACAAATGCTAGTAGGGAACTACCGCGACCCGATTTTTGGTCGAGTTTCAGCACAACCCTTCTTTGAGATGGGGCAAACACTCAACCTCAATTCAGACGGTAGTACCAATACCTACGTCTTTGATTCACTTCGTCTGAATGTTGCGTATTCTTACCTGTATGGCGATACGCTTCAACCCTTTGAGGTCAAACTTCATCGTTTGAGTGATTCGCTCAGAACGGGAAAAACTTACTATAACAACAGCAGCATCCCGTACGACGCAGCCGCACTAGCTAGTGTAAAATTCAATCCGACACCTTCTACCAACAATACATTCCAGTTTAAACTTCCTAATACATTAGGACAGCAGCTGCTGGATTTGAGCGGAAAAACAGAAGGGAGCACTGCGCTCAAATTTGCACAGCAGCTCAGGGGGTTCACGTTGGTGCCGTCGGCAAGCAATGGAATGGTGATAGGTTTTTCTCCTGCCACCTCGGGAATCAGTTTAAATCTCTATTATCACATTACCAACGACACCGTCGCGTACGTGTTTAGGGTTCCCATGCTGAAACGCTTTAACCAAATGCAAGCAGACCGCCAAGGAACAGCCCTAAGCCAGATTCAACCGTTGAAACCCTTGCCAGCAGCCCAAACCAAAGGACTGAATTATGTTCAGGATGCCCTCGGTATTGTGACAAAGGTTGAATTTCCGTATTTATCAAAATTATTTGGAGAGGGGCGCGTGGCCATTAATCGTGCTGAGTTAAATATCGTACCCAATCAACCAGAGCATGTTGGAGGTTTATACGGATTGCCTAGTACCCTTACAATGGCAGAAACCGACGAAACCAATCGAGTGTTACGGTCAAAAGGAGATACCGAATTACTCCTGCCAGTAGATGGCGCTACTTTTCAGTCGTACGTTTTACCGCAAATCGTTCCGTATACTTCAAAGTTCCGTAATTATAACTTTGTACTTACTACGTATTTACAGGCGGTTTCTATCGGTTTTAAGAAAAGTACCGCCTTGTTGCTGATGCCAACGAGTCAAGGTTCTACCCTACAATCGTACGTATCGGGCAACCAAGCCTTATCAAGTTTTTATCCGTTTATTAACAATAAGGTGGACCGTTTAACCATAAACCCCACCCCAGAAAACGTAAAGTTAAGGATATTTTATACCGTGACTAAGTAA
- a CDS encoding glycogen/starch synthase codes for MSKLRILYVASEINPFLQITEVADYVRKLPQAMQERGMEIRILVPRFGLINERKNRLHEVVRLSGINISVGDDEKPLVIKVASIPSAKLQVYFIDNEDYFHRKSVFLDKDNNFFDDNDERAIFFCKGVLETVKKLGWAPDIVHCNDWMTALIPLYLKTTYKNDPMFKDTKCVFTVYNNAFNYKFEGDILDKAKAMDVSDEALAHLRSADFEGFIKIGCAYADAVVKADDDFSESLNRILDELPERKLELVEEDENYTDAYYNLYNELAG; via the coding sequence ATGAGTAAACTACGGATTTTGTATGTAGCCAGCGAGATAAATCCCTTTCTCCAAATCACTGAGGTAGCCGACTACGTAAGAAAACTTCCCCAAGCGATGCAAGAGCGGGGCATGGAGATACGCATATTAGTACCACGTTTTGGTCTTATCAACGAGCGCAAAAACCGCCTCCACGAAGTAGTCCGCCTTTCAGGTATTAATATTTCAGTCGGTGACGATGAGAAACCGCTGGTAATCAAGGTAGCTTCCATCCCAAGCGCCAAATTACAAGTTTATTTTATCGACAACGAAGACTATTTCCACCGAAAGTCCGTTTTCTTAGACAAGGACAACAACTTTTTTGACGACAACGACGAGCGTGCCATTTTCTTTTGCAAGGGAGTTCTCGAAACCGTTAAAAAATTGGGATGGGCTCCCGATATCGTTCATTGCAACGACTGGATGACCGCCCTTATTCCTCTTTACCTGAAAACCACTTACAAAAACGATCCGATGTTTAAGGATACGAAGTGTGTTTTCACCGTCTACAACAACGCTTTCAACTACAAATTTGAAGGTGATATTTTAGACAAAGCCAAAGCCATGGACGTCAGCGATGAGGCATTGGCGCATCTGCGTTCTGCCGATTTTGAAGGTTTTATCAAAATTGGATGTGCGTATGCCGATGCCGTAGTAAAAGCTGATGATGATTTTAGTGAAAGTTTAAACAGAATCCTTGATGAATTGCCCGAACGCAAGCTTGAACTGGTTGAAGAAGACGAAAACTATACCGACGCTTATTACAACTTATATAATGAACTGGCCGGCTAA
- a CDS encoding acyl-CoA thioesterase: MFFERIPGKEYPKEPESRMVIRFQDCDPLQHLNNAKYFDYYFNAREDQVAKLYEFNFGRLFRELGQSWVVYQHQIAYVRPAMVSEWVRITSRLIYFNQDTTVTEYYMTDDTRTQLKNVLWVTSKYIDVRQGERVIHPPTVMDYLETTCLPNVDFHNWNFNERIREIKGSLKAKG; encoded by the coding sequence ATGTTTTTTGAACGTATACCTGGCAAAGAATATCCCAAAGAACCAGAATCGCGGATGGTGATTCGTTTTCAGGATTGCGACCCTTTGCAACACCTCAACAACGCCAAATACTTTGATTATTATTTCAACGCCCGCGAAGACCAAGTAGCCAAGCTCTACGAATTCAACTTCGGACGCCTTTTTAGGGAATTGGGCCAAAGCTGGGTGGTGTATCAGCACCAGATTGCGTATGTGCGCCCCGCCATGGTAAGCGAATGGGTTCGGATTACTTCCCGGCTGATTTATTTTAATCAGGATACCACCGTAACGGAATATTACATGACCGACGATACCCGTACCCAACTCAAAAATGTGCTTTGGGTAACTTCCAAATACATTGATGTGCGGCAAGGAGAACGCGTGATTCACCCGCCTACCGTCATGGATTATCTGGAAACAACCTGCTTGCCCAACGTGGATTTTCACAATTGGAACTTCAATGAACGTATTCGTGAAATAAAAGGCAGCCTAAAAGCGAAAGGCTAA